The genomic stretch CGGGTCATGGCTTCCGGCCGGCGTGCGCACGGACCATAGGAAGTGTTGCCTGGACCTCTCTAGGCCAACGGCTATCTCCCGGAGCTGCTCCACGGAGAACGTGCCCATGCTTCCGAAGCAGAGGAACACGACGCTGCGGTCCGGCTGCAAATCCAGCCACTTAAGGCACTCGTTGCTCGCCGCTCCATTGTCATCCTTTGAGCCCATGCCAACCAACGGCCCGACGCAATATATCGGAGGCAGGATCCGGCCGGGGACACAGAGAGGATCCCTAAGTGACTGCACCGCCCGGGTCTCCAACGACTCGAACGTGTTCACCAGAACGCCCATCGTCTCAGTGTTGCGCTTCCAGGTGTTGGTCATTGCCTTGCACATCTCCTCCTCCGGGTGCTCCAGTAGCTCTTTGATGAGATGAGATGCCGGCATCGGCGGAACTCCGAGGAAATGAAGCGGCGTGTCCCCGATTTCCTTCAAGCCGGTCTGCCTGCTAGCTATCAATGCAGGAAACTGGGTCAAGACAGACAGACACGACGCACTTGAGGCGAAGAACGTGTATGCCGGGATACCGAGCTTCAAGCAGACGTCGAGAGCGTGACTGCAGAACATGTCAAGGACAACGGAATGCAAGCTTTCCCGGGGCAAGGAGCGGAGGAAGGCTTCGAGCAGCTCGTTGTAATCGCGCAAGAGCTGAAGAATGAGTAGGAAAGGGTGTTTGCCAGAGGCGAACATGTCTGGGAGAGGGAGTGCCGGGAGGACATGGAAGGAGATGGACGGGTTGGAGGCGGCAATACGCTCGATGGCGGTGGCGCTGGAGTCGGACGACTTGAAGGGCGGCTCGACGAGCACCATGGTGACATTATAGCCATGCTTGAGGAAGATGTTGGCGAGCTCGGTCATGGGGGCAATGTGACCAACATCGCAACCGGGGTACAGGATGACAGTCTGCTTCATCTTGTCCATGTGGGAGGTGGTTGGGCTTGCTCAATACTTCTATTGGAAATAGAGATGTTTTCGATCTTTTGGCAGATGACAGTGGCAGTGGCGGTGTGGAAATGCTTTGCCGTTGTAGTGCGCTACTTATAGTTATGTTCTGCCTTGCGGGTGAAGTATTTTGGACCTGGAAAGTCAGAGATCTACCTTAAAGTCTCTAAGTACTAAGTAGTAAAGTAATTTGTGGAAGCAGTTGTTGATTAGTTCCAGCGTGGTAATGTTCCTGGTAGCTGCAGCTTGGATATGTCATATGTGGGTACTGGGTACCTAACTGATTAATCATACACACGCTAGAGGTTTGAATCGGTACGGGGCGGGTAGGTTGTAGCCCATATCTAGGAATATTTTTAACTTTGAGAGAATTAAGATGTTATTGAGCCCTAATTGCAACCGACGTTGCAGCTCAGAGGTAGCATGAATAGCAATCAGGCGATCTAGGGCAGTTGCAAGCCATGTTGCAATTCATGACTAACACGAATCGCGGGGCAATctgatattttttaaaaaaatctcagttgcaactataTTTACAACTAgaaaaaaactcagttgcaactcaTATTACAACTAATGCTAGCACAAACAAATTGCGATCATATGGTTAAAAAGTCAACTGACAATAAAGCTAATTCTCAGTCACGCGAATCAGCAAAACGATATGTTCTATATTTTCAATTTTATTGTCAATTTTCGATTTTTAATAGCAGGAGCCTTAGCTCCGGGAGATCAAAAGGGTATTATCGCCTCATAGAACTGAGACAACTTCAGTCTGTGCCATCTCAGCGCTGTAGTTTCGTCTTTGCCGAGTACAAAACATACTTAACAAAGACAGAAAAAAAAATACCCCGCAAACTTTTTGCTGTGTTACACTATGCAAAGATGTTGCTTTAGAACTCTCGGAAGAGTTTGCCTGGTTTATTTTTGTCGCTGTAATATAAATGGCAAGTTGATAGCGCGACATccataccaaaaaaaaaaaagacacgtGGCATCAGCGGCGAAGGATAAAAAACTCTAAGGTGAGGAGAACCCTGAAAAAAATGATACAAATACCAAAATATAAACCAAGTATATTAAGCTCTTATGGAACGTGGAGGAGGATCTAAGCATGTATGGCAAACCCAGGACCAGGACCATCATGAGAGCACCTCTAGTCGTTTGGgctcccaggccgaaatccggcgctaaatagtgcTGGATGGATGTAAATTTCGGAGACCTAGTTTCCCAGCTGCGAGACTAGGGGAATGAAGGTGAAATGGCGAATTCAAACGGACCAAGACGAAATAcgttcaaacttagcctaaatttagagatatttaacatatatagacGAGTTCGTACATGTATAAGCCAAATTCGTAATATATTCGAATTTGGCTAGAGGGAATATAAATTAAACGTAAAAACACGACGTTCTACATGCCAAAATGGGGGTAGAACGTCGAGTAGTCGTTGCCGTCGTCGCtagagtcgtcgtcgtcctcgggtgGCTGCGCCTGCTAGCTGTTGCTCTGGCCGGGGGCTCCCCAACGGCTGGAACCTTGGCCAGGAGACGCCGATCCGCATGAACGCGTGGCCAACCTTGATGCCGAgctcgacgaggaggacgacgccatTCGCCGCGGCATCCAGGAGCTTTCGTGTCGGCACGACATGGAAggcaccaccgtcggcggcggcatccccaacacggggaagttgccgcccttgaTGTGCGTGAGGACGTTCTCGAGCGTGCACTCCACcagcggcggtggccggcggcattGTTGCACGCGGGAGGTGGGGAAGGGCCGTCGTACGCGGCAAGTTCGCGGTCGTACCTGTCGCGGAAGAAATGCATCCACACCTCGTAGTTCTCTAGGAAGAAGCGCAGCTCTGCGCGCTGCTCGTCGCTCATGGTGGCGAGCACTGCCTCGATCTCCGGCACCAGGGCGTCgccttgcggcggcggcggaatcgGCACGCCTCCCGCGCTTAGCCGCCAAcctcccggcgcgcggaagtccggcggcgccgtgTAGCCCGCCATGTACAGGAGCCGCCCCTCCCACTGGTGGAGGGACCACCGACTGAAGCCATTGTTCGCCGCGCCGTCATCGGGGAAACGATTCACCATTGGAGGAGCCGAGGCCTTTTCGACGAGAGAAGAATGGAGATAGAGGGGGGACGGCGGTGGTGAATGCGGCTAGGCGCGGTAGCTCCAGGATAAATAGAGGGGAGGAGCGCGTGAATTTGAgaagacgacattaactcgccgcgtggaagctacgcatcGCGGCGACGACTGAtctgcggcaggcttttacagcgcacaAAAGACGatgtgatgaggacgacgatcggccttTCTCGCTGACTAGTCGGGGCCACcaggcgcgcgggaactttcctcgACGATTCTCGCGCTTTTGTTTCCTCTAGACTCCCGAGCGCGCCCCAGGGGAGCGGGGTTGACATAGGCTTGCTGGAtgaatgaaagcccaaatccgaacGAAAACAAAGATCCGAGAGCGCGACTGAACTATTTTtatcgtccggatgaaaaaaggcTCCTTGTCGGGGAGAAGGCTGGAGGTGACCAACAGGAGGCGTGTCCATGTGACCTGAGCGGTGGTTACTCGTGCCGCCAAGGCCTATGTGGAAGTCATGCTAGCTGCGTCTACCCTATGAGTCTACCGTGTGCGCCGCCAAGGTTCATGGCCACGTCACCGCGCATCGACACATTTATCATTGGATGTACATTGTTCAGCAAAGAGGTCAACGAAGCCGTGGACGTCTCCGTCTCGGGAGATTCTCTGCCACCATAGGAACATTAGCAGCTCAAAACCATTCTTCTTCCATTGGACCAGTTTGTTCTCGATGTGCCTGTCGGAAGATGTATTCAGGTTAAGGGTAAGCTGGTGTTCAACAGATATAATGTCGTTTGTCGATCACTCGATTCAGATCAAAGGTGAGATGAATCCGAGCCATTGGGTCcaaccatgggcagcccggcccgaggcccggcccgaagcctggcccgaaaaactcgggcctgTGCCTAGAAATGTTGGCCCGACAcccgggccgggcctgggtagcCCGAAAATGCCAATTAACACTACGGCCCAGCCCACGGCCCAACGGGCTTTGTGGGTAATTGgtcaggccgggccgggcttgggcctagATTTTGACCGTTGAGCTTTCCttggcccggcccgaggcccagcctggcccgagacatggccaggtataggtccaaCACAGCTACTGCTACACTAGTGTACACCTGATGGTCAGGGATTGTTGATCAGGTCGGCGCATTTCTAGAATAATATGGGCTAGCTATGTATGCACGAACATCATAGCAATGTGACGACAGCGTGGGCCTCCTCGAAGCGCACGACACCAACAAAAGGGTCGTAGCGTGGCGGCCAGGAGCAATAGTGAGGTGGCCATGGCCAGGAGCAATAGTGAGGTGCACATGCCGCAATGGTGAGGCAGCCATGGCAGTTGAATGGGTCGGAATCGAGCGGGTGGAGGATGGAATCGAGTGGGCGTTGGCAGTTGAGGGTTGCGTTGGCAACCGGCAGTGGAAGATAGGTAGAGCTAGTGCAAGGGAAAAAAAAGGGATCGAAGAATGGCCGAAGATAAGTTCGCATCGTGGAGAGAGAAAGATAGCGTTGGGCATGGGCCAAGGAAACGTGTCGTCCGAGTGATAACTAGCCCTATATAAAAAGATCTAAAAAACAGTTGGTAGAGAAGAGTCTTGCCCCCAACACAAATGACCTAGGGTCACAGGCCCTCGGGGTGTAGGCCCAGCAAGACACACTGAGTGAGACTTGGAATTGGACTTGCCCCCATCACAAATGACCTAGGGTAACGGGCCTACGGGGGCAGGCCCGGCAGGCTATCCATCCTCTTCTCAGTGTCATCTCATCATTCCAACTGTGCCCCCGAAGCTGGGCTAGGAGCTCGCACTACCAAGCTCGGCGATCAGGTTGATCCTACGATGCATTTTAAGCAGGCACCAGCCTCCCTGTATTAGCGATGTGGGACAAAAAAGCTAGCGCGCGGCTGCGGCCGGCCAACGCGTAGATCCCGTGGGCCTGTTAGAGTCGGCCCATAAACTGCTGCGCAGAATAAAAGCCTCTAAATTCCAACGACAACCGTTGGCCCACTTCCCGATAAATCAAAGCAAAATACTCCTGATTCTGAATTCTACGGTTTACTGCTCCAGGTAAATTTAACGTTCACTCTACAAGAAGGGTATTCCAATATCGTTCGACTAGAGGGCATAGTATTTCTAGGGAATCGACTTCacaacatcatcatcattagcGGAAAGTGAACATGTCATCATGCCATCCTCCTTGAACGTATTTGGCTTGCAGCAGTTTGAGGGCTTCAACTTGATCTCGCGTCGCATTTTCAACGAGGAATGTTTGACCCCAGACCTTCCGCAGCTCTGACCAGAAAAGAATTAAGCAAGCAGAAGATAAGAGTATTGCCAACTGAATGATGTGCAGCTACTTAAAACTAATAGTAGAGAGTTATGTCCAAAGTGCAATTTCAGATATTCATTTGAAAGGAAAAGAAGCTCTGAGAAATCATTTGTTCTGGATGTCAAAATTACTGGGACAAGAAGCATATTCATAATTAAAATTGTTCTTGCAGCCACTCAACATAAAGTTGTTTTCCAATCCGAGATGGCTTCAGGTGGTTGTATTGTACATTTGCCATATCATCCCTCTACTTTATTTCCTATCAGCATTTATCATATTTGACTGATTTATGTACCTATGTCAAACTATGATAATCACATATCCCGAATATGTGCCCAAACCCTCTCGTCAGCCCAGACGGTTCGCCTTGCTCTTGATCCTCAGTATATTTTATTCTCCATATCGTCAAAATCTACAGCACATAGTAGCAACCACGGAGCACTGAGAGTAGATTGCTGCTGGGTCTCTAGCCCTCTACACTACAGCCCAAGGCACCTCTCCCCGTGCCTTGCTCATATCCAGCGTCCCCCATCTCCGGGCAACCATCGCCCCTGCCACATCAGCTCCTAGTAACCTCGGTTCCACACCCTGACATGGTACTGCCGCATTTGTGGTGCTTCACTGAACATGACACTGTCCATAACTCACCTTTCGCCTCTGGCCCTTTCCTTTTCTTGTTCTTCACTCTCCACGCCTTCTCGCCCTATACTTTGTCCCTCTCCGGATCGAGTTCACAGGGACGAGTTCACAGGGACGTAGTGCATGGATTGGAGAACATGGACGGTGATCGGATGTTGCCAGTAGCCAGCAATGCCAATCTGGCAGAGCAGCGTGAAAGCACGATGTGGCCGAATCCGGTGAACCTAAAAGTTGATCAAATGGCTAACAACGGTTGGATTTGCCATCTCTACACTGTTAGATTAGACAATATCAAAGGCTATAGGGTTCAAAGCTTTTCGAGAACACGCAGGAGAGCTGCACGTCATTGTATTAAGCTTAGAAGAGAACAAACATGGTCCTATTTATGAGGGAAACCGGACCGAAAACCAAATAtatgatgccttccggcttacaaCGCACACCCAAACTAGCACACTACAAGCACCCGCCTGCCCAATCACCGGCCAACAATGGCGCGAAGGAATGGCACAAGGTCTCGAAAGCGTGTCACAACCATAACATGATAACCTAGAATGACACTAACTCTAGGAGGTAAACGTTGACGTACGGCCCTCCCAGCAGAAGGCGAGAGGGCGGCAGGACCTGGCAAGACCTAGAGGAAGCAACGTCGAGCAGGCGCCAGCAGAGGGTACATAGCGCTCCGAAGACCCACGCTCAAAAGTAGCGGACACCTCTGGCTCCAGCTGTCGTCAAGGGATTCTCGGGACAACCTCGACAGAGGCTCCAACAAGAGGATGACACCGAAGTACCACCACTGCCTGATCCAACAactagatctagggtttcccttgGTGCCCTGGAAGGGGTGAAACGGAAAGGGATCGACGACGCCTTCAATAAAGTAACAGCGCCCGCGTGCATCGCAGTCATCCACAACCGCGCAGGGTTTCTCCCAGCCATGACTTCGACCCCACTGTCCATCGAAACGGAGCGAACAAGAGCCATCATCAATAAAGGTCGCTACCGAAGAGAGATGAGCGTGAAATGACGAGCGAGGGGCCGTAGTCGGCCTTAAGCATCAACCAGCAACCCGACGCGTTGTTGGCCGATCTACCACACCCCTGAGCGGCAAGATGGAGGTCCCAATCCTGTCAGATTAAGTAGGGGCTTATCCACATCCGCACTTGGGTTGGAGCTAGGGTACACGTTGTGGCCTTCGTCCTCTTTCCAAGGAATGTGCAACGGTTGTCGTTCGCCGGTCTCCCTGCCACCGGATCTTCCGGTTGAATAGCGGGCACGTGTAAATTTCCTCCTAGCCTGAAGTTGGCGTGAAGGGAGGCAATTCAGCTTCAACTCGGCGTCCTCAACTTGCCACGATTTCAAGGGTCTAGAGGTAGAGTTGTGGCAGCAccacgctcccaagtggctttgtCCATTGCGATGATAATGCTGGAGCTGCTGTTTGGTTGGACTCAACCGTAACTTAAGTTTACCATGTTGCCCGTAGGGTCCTCCATATTAAATCCAGGGACTGGATTGTAATTATCTTTATTTGAGTCCTTAGGTGGGTTGTACCCTACACGCCTTCTGGCTCTATGCTTCCCCCATCTCCCAATCATCTTCACAGGGGCGAATGTATGGATTGAAGAACATAGATGGTAGGATGCGAGGAGGTGCCCAGCGTGGAGGCGTGGTCACATTTTGTCAATAGCCGGCGGTGCCAATCTGGCGGAGCAGCATGGCTGCCAGGTGGCGGTGTTTCCATGGTGCGATGGTGCAAGCTCTTTCTATGGTGACGATAGACATGGAGGGGCGATGCGCGGTGTGTGTCTACGTCGTGGTTTCCAGCTAAGGGATGTGAAAAGAGAAGTGGCGGCTGGAGCGAGGGGAAAGGAGAGGAGGTGTGGTACTGTGGTCGGTGGATAAAATTAGGGGTCTTTATGTATATTTGAGGTGCTCTGTTACTGTGATAGGTGGGGTCCCAGGTATCCATGGATACTCCATGGGGAGATTTTGCCCCCCATCCCTGCCCAATTAAGCTTTCTGGTACCCACCCCACTAACCCCGCAGGTGGACTTTGCCCCCCATCCTGATTCTTAGCGGGTATATACCCACGGGTACCTGTCCTCACAGGGAAAACTGTCATCTTGAACTCCCGCCCCTAAGGCCACAAGCCCACAATGTACCGGCACACAACCCTGCCGAACTGCCCTTTCTCTCCTGAATTTCTCTCTCGCGCGCGTGTATCTCTCTCCCCAACCCCCAGTCACCGCTGTCGCCTCCCTTCGCACATGCAGCGAACCAccatcgcctcctcctccaccaacaTCATCAAAGCCGCCTCTAGATCTgtgctccaccaccaccatggacGCCAGATGTGAGCCCTCGTATTACCGAATATGTGCCTAACCATCATCGAAATCCTCTTTTTCAATGGACCACTTCTTCCGCGTTGCACTCTACGTTCCCGGACGAACTCAACATCTCGAGAAACAACCACCACCTCCTCGGTTCGATCGCAAACCCTTCCCTAACCACTTCTAACTTGCCATGGCCGAGCAGACGAACGAGGCCAGCCCCTTATTCAGTCCGAGCAGGTCGAGTATGAGAGGACGTAGGAGATCGACTGGAGGAACCAAAAACTCAACATCTGAGGAAACAACCACCACCTTCTCCATTCGATCTCAAACCCATCCCTACCCACTTCTAACTTGCCAGGTTAGGTAGACGAACGAGGTCGTTCCCTTATTCAGTCCGAGCAACTAGAGTAGGTGAGTATGTGGGcttgcccccccccccacccccccccccccatctcaAATGAGGGACGCGCACACATAGCACGCTTCGCGTGAGATCATCCG from Lolium rigidum isolate FL_2022 chromosome 4, APGP_CSIRO_Lrig_0.1, whole genome shotgun sequence encodes the following:
- the LOC124705857 gene encoding UDP-glycosyltransferase 88A1-like → MKQTVILYPGCDVGHIAPMTELANIFLKHGYNVTMVLVEPPFKSSDSSATAIERIAASNPSISFHVLPALPLPDMFASGKHPFLLILQLLRDYNELLEAFLRSLPRESLHSVVLDMFCSHALDVCLKLGIPAYTFFASSASCLSVLTQFPALIASRQTGLKEIGDTPLHFLGVPPMPASHLIKELLEHPEEEMCKAMTNTWKRNTETMGVLVNTFESLETRAVQSLRDPLCVPGRILPPIYCVGPLVGMGSKDDNGAASNECLKWLDLQPDRSVVFLCFGSMGTFSVEQLREIAVGLERSRQHFLWSVRTPAGSHDPEKYLEVRPEPDLHALMPEGFLERTKDKGLVIKSWAPQVDVLRHRATGAFVTHCGWNSVLESIVAGVPMLCWPLEAEQKMNKVCMMEEMSIAVELDGYMAGFVKADEVETKVRLVIEGAEGRQLRAQVAARKEEARAAIEEGGSSRASFVQFLLDVENIGEQIGE